One Scleropages formosus chromosome 8, fSclFor1.1, whole genome shotgun sequence DNA window includes the following coding sequences:
- the pou3f2b gene encoding POU domain, class 3, transcription factor 2: protein MATTASNHYGILAAGPPIAHSEPGSMQQSVAYRDGQSLLQGDFGAHPLSHAHQWIAALSHGDGSAWSPGALGGEADAKPHDAPTSDDLEQFAKQFKQRRIKLGFTQADVGLALGTLYGNVFSQTTICRFEALQLSFKNMCKLKPLLGKWLEEADSSTGGASSLDKIAAQGRKRKKRTSIEVSVKGALESHFLKCPKPTASEIAALADSLQLEKEVVRVWFCNRRQKEKRMTPPCGGALPPGEEHVYGDTPPHHGGHTPGH, encoded by the exons ATGGCGACCACAGCGTCTAACCACTACGGCATCCTCGCAGCCGGGCCGCCGATCGCGCATTCGGAGCCGGGCAGCATGCAGCAGAGCGTGGCGTACCGGGACGGACAGAGCCTGCTGCAGGGCGACTTCGGCGCGCACCCACTGAGCCACGCGCACCAGTGGATCGCCGCGCTCTCGCACGGGGACGGGAGCGCGTGGTCCCCCGGCGCGCTCGGGGGGGAAGCCGACGCGAAGCCGCAC GACGCGCCCACCTCGGACGACCTGGAGCAGTTCGCCAAGCAGTTCAAGCAGCGGCGCATCAAGCTGGGCTTCACGCAGGCGGACGTGGGGCTCGCGCTCGGCACGCTCTACGGCAACGTGTTCTCGCAGACCACCATCTGCAGGTTCGAGGCGCTGCAGCTCAGCTTCAAGAACATGTGCAAGCTGAAGCCGCTGCTGGGGAAGTGGCTCGAGGAGGCCGACTCGTCCACGGGCGGCGCGTCCAGCCTGGACAAGATCGCGGCgcagggcaggaagaggaagaagcgCACGTCCATCGAGGTGTCGGTGAAGGGCGCGCTCGAGAGCCACTTCCTCAAGTGCCCGAAGCCCACGGCGTCCGAGATCGCGGCGCTCGCCGACAGCCTGCAGCTCGAGAAGGAGGTGGTGCGCGTGTGGTTCTGCAACCGCCGGCAGAAGGAGAAGCGGATGACGCCCCCCTGCGGCGGCGCGCTCCCGCCGGGAGAGGAGCATGTGTACGGGGACACGCCGCCGCACCACGGGGGCCACACCCCGGGCCACTGA